In the genome of Salinirussus salinus, one region contains:
- a CDS encoding PhzF family phenazine biosynthesis protein: MDVLVVDAFATEPMAGRPVAVLPEADLTDDQYRAVADELGAAGTLAAEPDGLYAVGARADVAVAVAAGALVERGREPGAATVRGHRDLSVDIAADGTVTVGLPAGGSRPVEVSESEVADALGVDRAALADVGADLPMARVSAGAGYLAVPVNFMEHLGNADPDREWVAGLLDEVDAEALYAFTFDTLAAETDWHARAFTREGEVAASARGAAATGAYVRQQGALDADRESLVAASGHFVGRPSRVGVDLAGADPEVAGTALTVFDGVVTLPEPEEDDIVEA; this comes from the coding sequence ATGGACGTGCTCGTCGTCGACGCCTTCGCGACGGAGCCGATGGCCGGCCGCCCCGTCGCGGTCCTCCCCGAGGCGGACCTGACCGACGACCAGTACCGCGCGGTCGCCGACGAACTCGGGGCCGCGGGGACGCTCGCGGCCGAGCCCGACGGGCTGTACGCGGTCGGCGCCCGGGCGGACGTGGCCGTCGCCGTCGCCGCCGGGGCGCTGGTCGAACGGGGCCGCGAGCCCGGCGCCGCCACGGTCCGGGGTCACCGCGACCTGTCCGTCGACATCGCGGCCGACGGGACCGTCACCGTCGGGCTGCCGGCCGGCGGGTCCCGCCCGGTCGAGGTGAGCGAGAGCGAGGTGGCGGACGCGCTGGGGGTCGACCGCGCCGCACTCGCGGACGTGGGCGCGGACCTGCCGATGGCCCGCGTCTCGGCGGGGGCGGGCTACCTGGCAGTCCCGGTCAACTTCATGGAACACCTCGGGAACGCCGACCCGGACCGGGAGTGGGTCGCGGGCCTCCTCGACGAGGTCGACGCCGAGGCGCTCTACGCGTTCACCTTCGACACGCTCGCCGCCGAGACCGACTGGCACGCCCGCGCCTTCACCCGCGAGGGCGAGGTGGCCGCGAGCGCCCGCGGGGCGGCCGCGACCGGGGCGTACGTGCGCCAGCAGGGCGCACTCGACGCCGACCGCGAGTCGCTCGTCGCCGCGTCGGGCCACTTCGTGGGCCGCCCCTCGCGTGTGGGAGTGGACCTGGCCGGGGCCGACCCCGAGGTCGCGGGGACGGCGCTGACGGTCTTCGACGGGGTCGTGACCCTCCCCGAGCCCGAGGAGGACGACATCGTGGAGGCGTAG
- a CDS encoding hydrolase, translating to MEWHAAPVGDSGAEQPVDVPGRPAAFAGEEAVRYTAAADVPADAEAATLVLDGVYARAEVEVTGDRLGGEGPVEHDAYFEPVRVPVRPGGSLEAAVTCHAPRDRFGGLHDTDLVPDEQAVPGVWWDARLETHPLPAVADLQVRPERTEAGARLHVRTTVVTGGPLEERVTYSLRPEGELSTRGMMERGAVEVDGPGLTTVEHTIEVRDPALWWPHPLGAQHRYTLAAKLGDSERSVTTGICEVAREDGRLLVNGEPLPVRGVNLLTDDPADVERALEVNATLVRGHAQALPPAVYEACDEAGLLVWQDLPLTGPGEFDVARGEELAARLAARYGTYPSLAAVGVHDDPVDAFTDGLGSGLLDRLRLRWRAWRTSYDRTAAEAVADAVPDGLASIPVVGGPGVDHDAAAYYPGWDYGEAADLDRLLERYPADLLAEFGAGALADEGDSLGPKHDARVDGGAEASQAHQAGVLAAVAGRARRRGAGAVAFALRDPAGSGARGERKAGMGVYAADGEPKAGRDALATAFEPVQAFVDPASGAAVVVNDRPEPLAATLSWAAGDETGERELEADPMGRWAGDLSVPTGAEDVELELAVDGWTVATGSEL from the coding sequence ATGGAGTGGCACGCCGCCCCGGTCGGTGACAGCGGCGCCGAGCAGCCGGTGGACGTGCCCGGCCGGCCCGCCGCGTTCGCCGGCGAGGAGGCAGTCCGGTACACCGCCGCCGCGGACGTCCCGGCCGACGCCGAGGCCGCCACGCTCGTCCTCGACGGCGTCTACGCCCGCGCCGAGGTGGAAGTGACCGGGGACCGCCTCGGCGGCGAGGGGCCCGTCGAGCACGACGCCTACTTCGAGCCCGTCCGCGTCCCCGTCCGACCCGGGGGAAGCCTGGAGGCCGCGGTCACTTGCCACGCCCCGCGGGACCGCTTCGGCGGCCTCCACGACACCGACCTGGTCCCCGACGAGCAGGCGGTCCCCGGGGTCTGGTGGGACGCCCGCCTCGAGACCCACCCCCTCCCGGCGGTCGCCGACCTGCAGGTCCGCCCCGAACGCACCGAGGCGGGCGCCCGCCTGCACGTCCGGACGACCGTCGTCACCGGCGGGCCGCTGGAGGAGCGGGTGACCTACTCGCTGCGCCCGGAGGGCGAGCTGTCGACCCGCGGGATGATGGAGCGCGGGGCCGTCGAGGTCGACGGTCCGGGGCTGACGACCGTCGAGCACACCATCGAGGTCCGGGACCCGGCGCTGTGGTGGCCCCACCCGCTCGGCGCGCAACACCGGTACACCCTGGCCGCCAAGCTCGGCGACAGCGAGCGCTCTGTCACCACGGGCATCTGTGAGGTCGCCCGGGAGGACGGCCGCCTGCTCGTCAACGGCGAGCCCCTGCCCGTGCGGGGCGTGAACCTTCTCACCGACGACCCCGCCGATGTCGAGCGCGCCCTCGAGGTCAACGCCACGCTCGTCCGCGGCCACGCGCAGGCGCTCCCGCCCGCCGTCTACGAGGCCTGCGACGAGGCCGGGCTGCTGGTCTGGCAGGACCTCCCGCTGACCGGCCCCGGCGAGTTCGACGTCGCCCGCGGCGAGGAGCTGGCTGCCCGGCTGGCCGCCCGCTACGGCACCTACCCCAGTCTGGCGGCCGTCGGGGTCCACGACGACCCCGTCGACGCCTTCACCGACGGGCTCGGGAGCGGCCTGCTGGACCGGCTGCGGCTGCGCTGGCGGGCCTGGCGGACGAGCTACGACCGGACGGCCGCCGAGGCCGTCGCCGACGCCGTCCCCGACGGGCTGGCGTCCATCCCCGTGGTCGGCGGCCCCGGTGTCGACCACGACGCCGCCGCCTACTACCCCGGCTGGGACTACGGCGAGGCCGCCGACCTCGACCGGCTGCTGGAGCGGTACCCCGCCGACCTGCTCGCGGAGTTCGGCGCGGGCGCGCTCGCCGACGAGGGCGACTCGCTGGGCCCGAAACACGACGCCCGGGTCGACGGCGGCGCGGAGGCCTCGCAGGCCCACCAGGCCGGCGTGCTCGCGGCGGTCGCGGGACGGGCACGCCGGCGCGGCGCGGGCGCGGTCGCCTTCGCCCTCCGGGACCCTGCCGGGTCCGGGGCCCGGGGAGAGCGGAAAGCGGGGATGGGCGTCTACGCCGCCGACGGCGAGCCCAAGGCCGGCCGCGACGCGCTCGCGACGGCCTTCGAACCGGTCCAGGCCTTCGTCGACCCCGCGAGCGGGGCGGCGGTCGTCGTCAACGACCGGCCCGAACCCCTCGCGGCGACGCTCTCCTGGGCGGCCGGCGACGAGACGGGGGAACGCGAGCTCGAGGCCGACCCGATGGGCCGGTGGGCCGGGGACCTGTCCGTTCCCACCGGCGCCGAGGACGTGGAGCTGGAACTGGCGGTCGACGGCTGGACCGTCGCGACCGGCTCGGAGCTGTAG
- a CDS encoding coiled-coil protein, whose amino-acid sequence MADSIDESKNVELTDTDLEENSKGELIKLAGKLRDRRNELNQMASERASKRDDLNAKTREKVDEAQEHREKRDELNEKVQEHKEKRNELNAEANELFDELDEKKDDLKLDEGPSVEELESEIEDLEFKQQTEVLGAEEERELIEKIENKREKLQEKKEKLDDTDNLDSLKEEAEEVRAEASKHHQKVTELADEAQEHHNQMIEAYREADEIRDEADEMHEKFVDAQEAADRHHEDFVRVQKRLRELDKKEEEEERAEREQKEEAAREEAEEIYQKFKEGETLDTEDLMKLQNTGLL is encoded by the coding sequence ATGGCAGATTCGATAGACGAGTCCAAAAACGTAGAACTCACAGACACAGATCTCGAAGAGAACTCGAAAGGCGAACTGATCAAGCTCGCCGGCAAGCTCCGGGACCGACGCAACGAACTCAACCAGATGGCGTCGGAGCGGGCCTCCAAGCGCGACGACCTCAACGCCAAGACCCGCGAGAAGGTTGACGAGGCTCAGGAACACCGCGAGAAACGCGACGAGCTCAACGAGAAAGTCCAGGAGCACAAGGAGAAACGCAACGAGCTCAACGCCGAGGCCAACGAGCTGTTCGACGAGCTCGACGAGAAGAAAGACGACCTCAAGCTCGACGAGGGCCCCTCGGTCGAGGAACTGGAGTCGGAGATCGAGGACCTCGAGTTCAAACAGCAGACCGAGGTGCTCGGCGCCGAGGAGGAACGCGAGCTCATCGAGAAGATCGAGAACAAACGCGAGAAACTCCAGGAGAAAAAGGAGAAACTCGACGACACCGACAATCTCGACTCCCTGAAGGAGGAGGCCGAGGAGGTGCGCGCCGAGGCCTCGAAACACCACCAGAAGGTGACCGAGCTCGCCGACGAGGCCCAGGAGCACCACAACCAGATGATCGAGGCCTACCGCGAGGCCGACGAGATCCGCGACGAGGCCGACGAGATGCACGAGAAGTTCGTCGATGCCCAGGAGGCCGCCGACCGCCACCACGAGGACTTCGTCCGCGTCCAGAAGCGCCTGCGCGAACTCGACAAGAAAGAGGAGGAGGAGGAGCGCGCCGAGCGCGAACAGAAGGAGGAGGCCGCCCGCGAGGAGGCCGAGGAGATCTACCAGAAGTTCAAGGAAGGCGAGACGCTCGACACCGAGGACCTGATGAAGCTGCAGAACACCGGCCTGCTCTAA
- a CDS encoding FAD-dependent oxidoreductase: MPEVAVVGGGPAGLSAALFTEKNGLDTAVFDTDGTWMHSAHLFNYPGVGSQDGSAFLETLRTQVDGFGVDRHQGVEVTDVESGDGFTVTTEEEEHEADYLVLATGANRDLAEALGCEFTDEEVVDVDVTMETSVDGAYATGAMVRAEEWQAVISAGDGAAAALNILTEEKGEHFHDFDTPDDAAALFGDGDGE; encoded by the coding sequence ATGCCAGAGGTTGCAGTCGTCGGCGGTGGCCCCGCCGGCCTGAGCGCGGCACTGTTCACCGAGAAGAACGGGCTCGACACCGCGGTCTTCGACACCGACGGCACGTGGATGCACAGCGCCCACCTGTTCAACTATCCGGGCGTGGGCTCCCAGGACGGCTCGGCGTTCCTGGAGACGCTGCGGACGCAGGTCGACGGCTTCGGCGTCGACCGCCACCAGGGCGTCGAGGTGACCGACGTCGAGAGCGGCGACGGCTTCACCGTCACCACCGAGGAGGAGGAACACGAGGCCGACTACCTGGTGCTGGCGACGGGCGCCAACCGCGACCTCGCGGAGGCGCTCGGTTGCGAATTCACCGACGAGGAGGTCGTGGACGTGGACGTCACGATGGAGACCAGCGTCGACGGTGCCTACGCGACGGGCGCGATGGTCCGCGCGGAGGAGTGGCAGGCGGTCATCTCCGCCGGCGACGGCGCGGCCGCGGCGCTGAACATCCTCACCGAGGAGAAGGGCGAACACTTCCACGACTTCGACACCCCCGACGACGCCGCCGCCCTCTTCGGCGACGGGGACGGCGAGTAG
- a CDS encoding UbiA family prenyltransferase, protein MFARHGTGPVAALRALASQVHPVFMLPVVASSLLGAALAGPFSVGLAALHVTAAFFALYVAHVTDGYVDFHVRGEDDDHPLTARGCRLALTGASVCFFACVAAIGWLVDLPAALLTLPGWLIAVNHAPQLDTNPVGATVGYPLGISVALLGGYYVQTRWLSATVLALAAVFLVVLSGIKVIDDAQDYDYDRSIGKRTVAVAVGPERARLTAYALMSAGMVGVVGLAALLPGVPPSTALSAVVFGAVALIARRAEPELATMLLIRGSYLFLAVLVVGVWFRPLS, encoded by the coding sequence ATGTTCGCGCGCCACGGGACCGGTCCGGTCGCGGCCCTGCGGGCGCTCGCCTCGCAGGTCCACCCCGTGTTCATGCTCCCCGTCGTCGCCAGCTCGCTGCTCGGGGCGGCGCTCGCCGGCCCCTTTTCGGTCGGGCTGGCGGCGCTGCACGTGACGGCGGCTTTCTTCGCGCTGTACGTCGCCCACGTCACCGACGGCTACGTCGACTTCCACGTCCGGGGAGAGGACGACGACCACCCGCTGACCGCGCGGGGCTGCCGGCTGGCGCTCACCGGCGCGTCGGTCTGCTTTTTCGCGTGTGTGGCGGCCATCGGCTGGCTCGTGGACCTCCCGGCGGCGCTGCTGACGCTGCCGGGCTGGCTCATCGCCGTCAACCACGCGCCCCAGCTGGACACCAACCCCGTGGGCGCGACGGTTGGGTACCCGCTGGGCATCTCGGTGGCGCTACTGGGTGGGTACTACGTCCAGACTCGCTGGCTGTCGGCGACCGTGCTCGCCCTGGCGGCGGTCTTCCTGGTCGTGCTCTCGGGGATCAAGGTGATCGACGACGCTCAGGACTACGACTACGACCGGTCGATCGGCAAGCGGACGGTGGCGGTGGCGGTCGGCCCCGAGCGCGCGCGGCTGACCGCCTACGCGCTGATGAGCGCGGGGATGGTCGGCGTGGTGGGGCTTGCGGCGCTGCTGCCGGGGGTTCCGCCCTCGACGGCGCTGTCGGCAGTAGTCTTCGGCGCGGTCGCCCTGATCGCCCGCCGTGCCGAGCCCGAACTCGCGACCATGCTGTTGATCCGGGGGTCGTACCTCTTCCTCGCGGTGCTCGTGGTGGGGGTCTGGTTCCGGCCGCTGTCCTGA
- the sppA gene encoding signal peptide peptidase SppA, whose translation MGIAKSVGRVVLVFAVAAVAAAAGWALFLAYPVDLTDLFGVVLAVGVAAAGLRAGANLAGSLFPDYNVAEVAVEGPISRDGGGSAVPPSPGGAGADEVVEQIERADADRNAEALLVKLNTPGGEIVPSQDIRLAAERFDGPTVAYATDTCASGGYEIAAGCDELWAREGSIVGSIGVIGSRVNAADLADRLGVSYEQFTAGRFKDAGVPLKELEEEEREYLQTLVDDYYDQFVADVVEGRDLAEETVRETEARVYLGSEAADLGLVDELGTREDVEASVGERIGADAVVEEFEPQRGLADRLRTGAQRVAYGFGAGLAGRLAGDGRFRFE comes from the coding sequence ATGGGCATCGCCAAATCCGTCGGCCGAGTGGTACTGGTGTTCGCGGTCGCCGCCGTCGCGGCCGCCGCGGGCTGGGCGCTCTTTCTGGCGTACCCCGTCGACCTGACCGACCTGTTCGGGGTCGTCCTCGCGGTCGGGGTCGCCGCCGCCGGGCTCCGCGCCGGCGCGAACCTCGCCGGGTCGCTGTTTCCCGACTACAACGTCGCCGAAGTCGCGGTCGAGGGGCCGATCTCCCGCGACGGCGGCGGGAGCGCGGTCCCGCCCTCCCCGGGCGGGGCCGGCGCCGACGAGGTCGTCGAGCAGATCGAGCGGGCCGACGCGGACCGCAACGCCGAGGCGCTGCTCGTGAAGCTGAACACGCCCGGCGGGGAGATCGTCCCCAGCCAGGACATCCGGCTGGCCGCCGAGCGGTTCGACGGCCCCACGGTCGCCTACGCGACCGACACCTGCGCCAGCGGCGGCTACGAGATCGCCGCCGGCTGTGACGAGCTCTGGGCCCGCGAGGGGTCGATCGTCGGCTCGATCGGCGTCATCGGCTCGCGGGTCAACGCCGCCGACCTGGCCGACCGGCTGGGGGTGAGCTACGAGCAGTTCACCGCCGGCCGGTTCAAGGACGCCGGCGTCCCCCTGAAAGAGCTCGAGGAGGAGGAACGGGAGTACCTCCAGACGCTGGTCGACGACTACTACGACCAGTTCGTCGCCGACGTGGTCGAGGGCCGCGACCTGGCCGAGGAGACGGTCCGGGAGACCGAGGCGCGGGTCTACCTGGGCAGCGAGGCCGCCGACCTGGGGCTGGTGGACGAACTCGGCACGCGCGAGGACGTCGAGGCGTCCGTCGGCGAGCGGATCGGCGCCGACGCCGTCGTCGAGGAGTTCGAACCCCAGCGGGGGCTGGCCGACCGCCTCCGGACCGGCGCCCAGCGCGTGGCCTACGGTTTCGGTGCCGGCCTCGCCGGGAGACTGGCCGGCGACGGCCGCTTCCGCTTCGAGTGA
- a CDS encoding inorganic phosphate transporter has protein sequence MLEPLLIAGFVVSLFVGYNIGGATTGPAFGPAVGSGVLSKVAAAALMSVFFFAGAWTVGRRVVSTLGEDLVSGASVFTLETSAIALFFIGGALFVGNYAGVPASTSMTAVGAIAGLGVASGTLDWAVMGEIVTWWVVAPIVGFWVSGVVGRYLYPAINRRVAVDSSEGPLLELDRSGAVPVPRAGPNTTRREVAGAAVVVGIGCLMAFSSGTSNIANAIAPLFAVGVEMDLLILLGGAAVAVGAFTIARRTLDTLGNDITDLPLTAAIVVAVVSSTIVVALSAIGIPASFVIIATMSIVGLGWGRATRSTTVSEGVRGEEQPAVSVGALTAEEPGEEVPDIGEEDPEDVPETADLFDPSTTGRVILMQNVVPLLSTVGALVAFWLLFGVL, from the coding sequence ATGCTCGAACCGTTGCTCATCGCCGGCTTCGTCGTCTCGCTGTTCGTCGGCTACAACATCGGGGGTGCGACCACCGGCCCGGCCTTCGGGCCGGCGGTGGGCTCGGGCGTACTCTCGAAGGTGGCCGCGGCGGCGCTGATGTCGGTCTTTTTCTTCGCCGGGGCGTGGACCGTCGGCCGCCGGGTGGTGAGCACGCTCGGGGAGGACCTGGTCTCCGGCGCCAGCGTCTTCACCCTCGAGACCAGCGCCATCGCCCTCTTTTTCATCGGCGGGGCACTGTTCGTCGGCAACTACGCCGGCGTCCCGGCCTCGACGTCGATGACTGCCGTCGGCGCCATCGCCGGGCTGGGTGTCGCCTCGGGGACGCTGGACTGGGCGGTGATGGGCGAGATCGTCACCTGGTGGGTCGTCGCCCCGATCGTCGGCTTCTGGGTGTCCGGGGTAGTCGGCCGGTATCTCTACCCGGCGATCAACCGCCGCGTGGCGGTCGACAGCAGCGAGGGGCCGCTGCTCGAGCTCGACCGGTCGGGCGCGGTACCGGTGCCACGGGCCGGCCCCAACACCACCCGCCGTGAGGTCGCCGGCGCGGCCGTCGTCGTCGGGATCGGCTGCCTGATGGCCTTCTCCTCGGGCACCTCGAACATCGCGAACGCTATCGCCCCCCTCTTCGCGGTCGGGGTGGAGATGGATCTGCTGATCCTGCTGGGCGGGGCCGCGGTCGCGGTCGGCGCGTTCACGATCGCCCGCCGGACGCTGGACACGCTTGGCAACGACATCACCGACCTCCCGCTGACCGCCGCGATCGTCGTCGCCGTGGTCTCCTCGACCATCGTCGTCGCGCTGTCGGCGATCGGCATCCCCGCCTCCTTCGTCATCATCGCCACCATGTCGATCGTCGGCCTGGGGTGGGGCCGGGCGACCCGGTCGACGACGGTTTCTGAGGGAGTCCGCGGCGAGGAACAGCCTGCGGTCTCCGTGGGCGCGCTCACCGCCGAGGAGCCCGGCGAGGAGGTGCCAGACATCGGCGAGGAGGACCCGGAGGACGTGCCCGAGACCGCGGACCTCTTCGACCCCTCGACGACCGGCCGCGTGATTTTGATGCAGAACGTGGTCCCGCTGCTGTCGACGGTCGGCGCGCTGGTGGCGTTCTGGCTGCTGTTCGGCGTGCTGTGA
- a CDS encoding alpha/beta hydrolase, with the protein MTRIDRRTLLTAAAAGMAALTGCQSASETPTDGTPSPPGTDTPDPGTATPTPGTPDEWSPDDAELERRSREFLGLLRDGEFEAAHERFESAAASQISVEQLEGTWEGITDQFGGYLGVSGFDHGESGGYRVVTGTARFERSELQVVVFFSEEGIAGFQVRPGGGQWSPPGYVDQSAFTERELSLSTPVDCSLGATLTLPEGDGDIPGVVFVHGSGPNDRDETAGPTKLFKDLAWGLASRGVASLRYDKRTAACDVDLADATIDDIVTDDALTAVERLRGVDRVPDGDVVLVGHSIGATLAPRIAARDGNLAGVVMLAALARPVTDALLQQNRYLVERDGTVTEAEQQQLDEVERLVERIRTGDIPDDEVLFLGGDEYWQTLQEYDPVATAQELSLPRLVMQGERDYQVTVEGDFSRWQEALGDQPSVRFQRYEQLNHLFMPGEGQPGPEEYFRPNNAPERVVEDIATFVAEHT; encoded by the coding sequence ATGACGCGGATAGACAGACGGACGCTGTTGACCGCTGCCGCGGCCGGGATGGCGGCGCTGACCGGCTGCCAGTCGGCCAGCGAGACACCGACAGACGGGACTCCGAGCCCGCCCGGGACCGACACCCCCGACCCTGGGACGGCGACCCCGACACCCGGGACGCCCGACGAGTGGTCGCCCGACGACGCCGAACTCGAACGCCGGAGCCGGGAGTTTCTGGGGCTGCTCCGGGACGGCGAGTTCGAGGCGGCTCACGAGCGTTTCGAATCCGCCGCGGCCTCGCAGATCTCCGTCGAGCAACTCGAGGGGACGTGGGAGGGGATTACCGACCAGTTCGGCGGCTACCTCGGCGTCTCGGGGTTCGACCACGGCGAGAGCGGCGGCTACCGCGTCGTCACCGGGACCGCCCGGTTCGAGCGCTCGGAGCTGCAGGTCGTCGTCTTCTTCAGCGAGGAGGGCATCGCCGGTTTCCAGGTCCGGCCCGGCGGCGGCCAGTGGTCCCCGCCCGGCTACGTCGACCAGTCCGCCTTCACCGAGCGGGAGCTGTCGCTGTCGACGCCGGTCGACTGCTCGCTCGGCGCGACGCTCACCCTGCCCGAGGGGGACGGCGACATCCCGGGCGTTGTCTTCGTCCACGGCTCCGGGCCCAACGACCGGGACGAGACCGCCGGCCCGACCAAGCTGTTCAAGGACCTCGCCTGGGGGCTCGCCTCCCGCGGGGTAGCGAGTCTGCGCTACGACAAGCGGACCGCGGCCTGTGACGTCGACCTGGCCGACGCCACCATCGACGACATCGTGACCGACGACGCGCTGACCGCGGTCGAGCGGCTCCGCGGCGTCGACCGCGTGCCCGACGGGGATGTCGTCCTCGTCGGCCACAGCATCGGCGCGACGCTGGCCCCGCGGATCGCGGCCCGCGACGGCAACCTCGCCGGGGTCGTGATGCTGGCTGCGCTCGCCCGCCCCGTGACCGACGCCCTGCTCCAGCAGAACCGGTATCTCGTCGAGCGCGACGGCACCGTCACGGAGGCCGAACAGCAGCAACTCGACGAGGTCGAGCGGCTGGTCGAGCGGATCCGGACCGGCGACATCCCCGACGACGAGGTGCTCTTTCTCGGCGGCGACGAGTACTGGCAGACCCTCCAGGAGTACGACCCCGTCGCCACCGCACAGGAACTGTCGCTGCCCCGGCTCGTGATGCAGGGCGAGCGGGACTACCAGGTGACCGTCGAGGGCGACTTCAGCCGGTGGCAGGAGGCGCTGGGCGACCAGCCCTCCGTGCGCTTCCAGCGCTACGAGCAACTGAACCACCTGTTCATGCCCGGCGAGGGCCAGCCCGGCCCGGAGGAGTACTTCCGGCCGAACAACGCCCCCGAGCGGGTCGTCGAGGACATCGCGACGTTCGTGGCCGAGCACACGTAG
- a CDS encoding pyridoxal phosphate-dependent aminotransferase, whose amino-acid sequence MTDAAGFSERVERVSISGIREVFEAAGADAINLGLGQPDFPAPDHARRAAVEAIEAGKADAYTSNKGTLELREAIAEKHRRDNGLAVDPEDVIATAGGSEALHIAIEAHVDGGDEVVIPDPGFVSYEALTHLAGGEPVPVPLRDDLTLSPADVEDAITENTAAFVVNSPANPTGAVQSPEDMREFARIADEHDVLCISDEVYEHQVFEGEHRSPAEFTEGDNVAVVHACSKTYSMTGWRLGWIVASNDRVERMLRVHQYAQACASAPAQYAAEAALTGPQDGVDEMLAAFERRRDVLLDGLADMGLDCPTPKGAFYAMPEVPEGWVDEVIDRGVVVVPGEAFGAAGEGYARISYATDIEEIKEAIEIMRAATEAVR is encoded by the coding sequence ATGACAGACGCCGCAGGCTTCTCCGAGCGCGTCGAGCGGGTCTCGATCAGCGGCATCCGCGAGGTGTTCGAGGCCGCCGGCGCCGACGCCATCAACCTCGGGCTCGGCCAGCCCGACTTCCCCGCGCCCGACCACGCCCGCCGGGCAGCGGTCGAGGCCATCGAGGCCGGGAAGGCCGACGCCTACACCTCCAACAAGGGCACCCTGGAGCTCCGGGAGGCCATCGCCGAGAAACACCGCCGGGACAACGGCCTGGCGGTCGACCCCGAGGACGTCATCGCGACCGCCGGAGGCAGCGAGGCGCTGCACATCGCCATCGAGGCCCACGTCGACGGGGGCGATGAGGTCGTCATCCCGGACCCGGGTTTCGTCTCCTACGAGGCGCTGACCCACCTCGCGGGCGGCGAGCCGGTCCCCGTCCCGCTCCGGGACGACCTCACGCTCTCTCCCGCGGACGTCGAGGACGCCATCACCGAGAACACCGCGGCCTTCGTCGTCAACAGCCCCGCGAACCCGACGGGCGCGGTGCAGTCCCCCGAAGATATGCGGGAGTTCGCGCGGATCGCCGACGAGCACGACGTGCTCTGCATCTCCGACGAGGTGTACGAGCACCAGGTCTTCGAGGGCGAACACCGCTCGCCCGCCGAGTTCACCGAGGGTGACAACGTCGCGGTCGTGCACGCCTGCTCGAAGACCTACTCGATGACCGGCTGGCGGCTGGGGTGGATCGTGGCCTCGAACGACCGGGTCGAGCGGATGCTCCGGGTCCACCAGTACGCCCAGGCGTGTGCCAGCGCCCCCGCCCAGTACGCCGCCGAGGCCGCCCTGACTGGCCCGCAGGACGGCGTCGACGAGATGCTCGCCGCCTTCGAGCGCCGGCGGGACGTCCTGCTCGACGGGCTGGCGGACATGGGCCTGGACTGCCCCACACCGAAGGGCGCCTTCTACGCGATGCCCGAGGTGCCCGAGGGGTGGGTCGACGAGGTCATCGACCGGGGTGTCGTCGTCGTGCCCGGCGAGGCCTTCGGCGCCGCGGGGGAGGGGTACGCCCGGATCTCGTATGCGACGGACATCGAGGAGATCAAGGAAGCCATCGAAATCATGCGGGCGGCGACCGAGGCCGTGCGGTAA
- a CDS encoding DUF6159 family protein: MGIFGRFLTGLRLAKGSLAVLFDHPRLLLFPLVGGLAGLVYVGALLGGTFGLLQPEREVVVYGALFLVYAGSTFVASFFTAGLMHATRDAFRGEAPSVRRSLGAAWGNVGTLLLWSLLAAVVGVVIRAIEESSDIGGKIVALLFSVAWAVVTYFVVPAIVFEDVSVRGAFSRSGSLVRSIWGESLGAETGVSIVSFLLTALGVLVAVALFVALPTDTTAGLAAVAVGGGTAILLALLVGYALTGVAKTALYVYGTEGETPRYFSGVDFGNEGR, translated from the coding sequence ATGGGAATCTTCGGCCGGTTTCTCACGGGACTGCGGCTGGCGAAGGGGAGTCTTGCGGTGCTGTTCGACCACCCGCGGCTGCTGCTCTTTCCGCTGGTCGGCGGCCTCGCCGGGCTCGTCTACGTCGGCGCGCTGCTGGGCGGAACGTTCGGGCTCCTCCAGCCCGAGCGCGAGGTCGTCGTCTACGGCGCGCTCTTTCTGGTGTACGCGGGGTCGACGTTCGTCGCCTCCTTCTTCACCGCGGGGCTGATGCACGCCACCCGCGACGCCTTCCGAGGGGAGGCGCCGAGCGTCCGGCGCAGCCTCGGCGCGGCGTGGGGCAACGTCGGCACGCTGCTGCTGTGGTCGCTTCTCGCTGCCGTCGTCGGCGTCGTCATCAGGGCCATCGAGGAGTCCAGCGACATCGGCGGGAAGATAGTGGCACTTCTGTTCTCGGTGGCCTGGGCCGTCGTGACCTACTTCGTGGTCCCGGCCATCGTCTTCGAGGACGTCTCCGTCCGGGGTGCCTTCTCCCGGAGCGGCAGCCTCGTGCGGTCCATCTGGGGGGAGTCGCTGGGCGCCGAGACCGGCGTCAGCATCGTCTCCTTTCTGCTGACCGCGCTCGGCGTGCTCGTGGCGGTCGCCCTCTTCGTCGCCCTGCCGACCGACACGACGGCCGGTCTCGCGGCCGTCGCGGTCGGCGGCGGAACGGCCATCCTGCTGGCTCTGCTGGTCGGCTACGCGCTGACCGGCGTCGCCAAGACCGCCCTCTACGTCTACGGCACCGAGGGCGAGACCCCCCGGTACTTCTCCGGCGTCGACTTCGGGAACGAGGGACGGTAG